A region of Catenibacterium mitsuokai DNA encodes the following proteins:
- a CDS encoding tRNA threonylcarbamoyladenosine dehydratase: MDDQFTRLRWVAGNESIDIMKTKHVAVFGCGGVGGYVIEGLVRSGIGTIDVFDHDTVDITNLNRQIIALHSTVGKKKVDIIKERMLDINPNLNINTFDTFYLPENADTIDLSQYDYVIDAIDTVTAKIELIKRCTELNVPIISSMGTGNKLDPSHLQITDIYKTKIDPLAKVMRRELKARRIKKCLVAYSDEIPAKTGQRTPGSSVFVPASAGLMIAGYVFQSLIGG, from the coding sequence ATGGATGATCAGTTTACAAGATTAAGATGGGTGGCAGGTAATGAGTCTATTGATATCATGAAGACTAAACATGTTGCAGTGTTTGGTTGTGGTGGTGTTGGAGGCTATGTCATTGAAGGGTTGGTTCGCTCTGGTATAGGAACAATTGATGTATTTGATCATGATACAGTGGATATCACAAATCTCAATAGACAGATAATTGCCTTACATTCTACAGTAGGTAAGAAAAAAGTAGATATTATTAAAGAACGTATGTTAGATATTAATCCAAATTTAAATATAAATACGTTTGATACATTTTATTTACCAGAGAATGCTGATACAATAGATTTATCTCAATATGATTATGTAATTGATGCAATTGATACAGTAACTGCAAAGATAGAATTGATTAAGAGATGTACAGAATTGAATGTACCTATTATTTCTTCTATGGGTACAGGAAATAAACTTGATCCTTCTCACTTACAGATTACTGATATCTATAAGACAAAGATTGATCCTCTTGCGAAAGTCATGAGAAGAGAATTAAAAGCAAGAAGAATTAAAAAGTGTTTAGTTGCTTATTCAGATGAGATTCCTGCAAAGACAGGACAGAGAACACCAGGTAGTAGTGTATTTGTGCCAGCGAGTGCAGGATTAATGATTGCAGGATATGTGTTTCAATCATTGATAGGAGGATAA
- a CDS encoding argininosuccinate synthase: protein MEKKTFKKVVLAYSGGLDTSIIISWLKENYGCEVIAVAADVGQGAGELDGLDEKAAKTGASKYICVDCKPEFVKDFCFEAVKANALYEGKYMLGTSLARPIIAKKLVDIALEEGADAICHGCTGKGNDQVRFELAIKAFAPDMPIIAPWREWDIKSREEEIEYAEARKIPLKINRETNYSKDKNLWHLSHEGLDLEDPANEPKYDEILEMGVSPEKAPDVPTYITLTFEKGEAVALNGEKLEPVEMLAKLNEIGGANGVGIADMVENRLVGMKSRGVYETPGGTILYAAHQNLEEITVDKETQHFKQQVSLKLADNIYNGQWYTPLTEALLAFVDKTQENVNGDVKLKLYKGNIVGAGVTSPDTLHDLQTASFDEDDDYDQYDAKGFITLYGLPIKVKAKLDQKKKK, encoded by the coding sequence ATGGAAAAGAAAACATTTAAGAAAGTTGTATTAGCTTATAGTGGAGGATTAGATACTTCAATTATTATTTCTTGGTTAAAGGAAAATTATGGCTGTGAAGTTATTGCAGTTGCTGCTGATGTGGGACAGGGTGCTGGAGAACTTGATGGTCTTGATGAAAAGGCTGCAAAGACAGGTGCTTCTAAATATATTTGTGTAGATTGTAAACCTGAATTTGTTAAGGATTTCTGTTTTGAAGCAGTTAAAGCCAATGCATTATATGAAGGTAAATATATGTTAGGTACTTCTCTTGCAAGACCAATTATTGCGAAGAAGTTAGTAGATATCGCTTTAGAAGAAGGTGCAGATGCAATCTGTCATGGATGTACTGGTAAAGGTAATGACCAGGTAAGATTTGAATTAGCTATTAAAGCATTTGCACCAGATATGCCTATTATCGCTCCTTGGAGAGAATGGGATATTAAATCAAGAGAAGAAGAAATCGAATATGCGGAAGCAAGAAAGATTCCTCTAAAGATCAACAGAGAAACAAACTACTCTAAAGATAAGAACTTATGGCATTTATCTCATGAAGGTTTAGATCTTGAAGATCCAGCTAATGAACCTAAGTATGATGAAATCCTAGAAATGGGTGTTTCACCAGAAAAGGCACCAGATGTTCCAACATATATCACTTTAACTTTTGAAAAGGGTGAAGCTGTAGCATTAAATGGTGAAAAGCTTGAACCAGTAGAAATGTTAGCTAAGTTAAATGAAATCGGTGGTGCAAACGGTGTTGGTATCGCCGATATGGTTGAAAACAGACTTGTTGGTATGAAATCAAGAGGTGTATATGAAACACCAGGTGGAACTATTTTATATGCAGCACATCAGAACCTAGAAGAAATTACTGTAGATAAAGAAACACAGCACTTCAAACAGCAGGTAAGCTTAAAGCTTGCAGATAATATCTATAACGGTCAGTGGTATACACCTCTTACTGAAGCATTACTTGCATTTGTAGATAAGACTCAGGAAAACGTAAATGGTGATGTTAAACTTAAATTATATAAGGGTAATATCGTAGGTGCTGGTGTAACATCTCCAGATACATTACATGATTTACAGACAGCATCATTTGATGAAGATGATGATTATGATCAGTATGATGCTAAAGGATTCATCACATTATACGGTTTACCAATCAAGGTAAAAGCTAAGTTAGATCAGAAGAAAAAGAAATAG
- a CDS encoding DJ-1 family glyoxalase III yields the protein MAKVAVLMADGFEEVEALGVVDILRRAEVDVDTVSIKEEQVVISSRNIPVRADKTLTDMDYYDMIVIPGGAGAWTLRDDDRIISLIKKYDHEERYIAAICAGPMALGKAGVITNKKVTSYPGEEIESYLKAGKYVEEEVVVDGHIITSRGPATAFAFAYKLLDVLGIDSSSLKHGMLYDLYR from the coding sequence ATGGCTAAAGTTGCAGTTTTAATGGCAGATGGTTTTGAAGAAGTAGAAGCCTTAGGTGTAGTAGATATCTTAAGACGTGCAGAGGTGGATGTAGACACTGTTTCTATTAAAGAGGAGCAGGTTGTCATTTCTTCTAGAAACATTCCTGTACGTGCCGATAAGACACTTACAGACATGGATTATTATGATATGATTGTGATTCCTGGAGGAGCAGGTGCATGGACCTTAAGAGATGATGATCGTATTATTTCACTCATTAAGAAATATGATCATGAAGAAAGATATATTGCCGCTATATGTGCAGGACCTATGGCTTTAGGTAAAGCAGGTGTAATCACTAATAAGAAAGTCACTTCTTATCCAGGAGAAGAAATTGAAAGCTATTTAAAAGCAGGTAAATATGTTGAAGAAGAAGTGGTTGTAGATGGTCATATTATTACAAGTAGAGGACCAGCCACAGCATTTGCGTTTGCTTATAAGCTTTTAGATGTATTAGGTATTGATTCATCAAGCCTTAAGCATGGAATGTTATATGATTTATACAGATAG
- the argB gene encoding acetylglutamate kinase produces MEEREIYRAKILSEAVPYLQEYNGKTVVVKYGGNAMINEELMNNVISDICLMTLVGINVVLVHGGGPEINKALKRSGIESKFINGLRYTDEETIDIVQEVLAGKVNKNLVKLIMNGGGRAVGLCGIDNKLLEAKKIKDELGYVGTVTQVNNEIIKDAIKSGYIPVIASIAMDDEGNSYNVNADYAAAAIADSLEAENLIVVSDIPGLLRDPHDEKTLIPEVSIQDVENLKAEGIIAGGMIPKVDCITHALKGNMSKAVIIDGRIPHSILIEILSKDGSGTLFTR; encoded by the coding sequence ATGGAAGAAAGAGAAATATATCGAGCAAAAATCTTATCTGAAGCTGTTCCTTATTTACAGGAATACAATGGTAAGACAGTAGTAGTAAAATATGGTGGAAATGCGATGATCAATGAAGAATTGATGAACAATGTCATTTCTGATATATGTCTAATGACTTTAGTTGGTATTAATGTGGTATTGGTTCATGGTGGGGGCCCTGAAATCAATAAGGCATTAAAACGTTCTGGTATAGAATCAAAGTTTATTAATGGGTTACGTTATACTGATGAAGAAACAATTGATATTGTACAAGAAGTATTGGCCGGTAAAGTCAATAAAAATCTTGTAAAGCTGATTATGAATGGGGGAGGCCGTGCAGTAGGTCTTTGTGGTATTGATAATAAGTTATTAGAGGCGAAGAAGATTAAAGACGAATTAGGTTATGTAGGCACTGTTACACAGGTGAACAATGAAATCATTAAGGATGCAATCAAGAGTGGTTATATTCCAGTTATTGCATCTATCGCAATGGATGATGAAGGTAATAGTTATAATGTGAATGCAGATTATGCAGCAGCAGCTATTGCGGATAGTCTAGAAGCAGAAAACTTGATTGTAGTTAGTGATATTCCTGGTTTATTAAGAGATCCTCATGATGAAAAGACATTGATTCCAGAGGTATCTATCCAGGATGTAGAAAACTTAAAAGCAGAAGGTATTATTGCAGGAGGTATGATTCCTAAAGTGGATTGTATTACTCATGCATTAAAAGGCAATATGTCAAAAGCAGTCATTATTGATGGTCGTATTCCACATTCTATTCTTATTGAAATATTATCTAAGGATGGTAGTGGTACACTATTCACAAGATAA
- a CDS encoding ISL3 family transposase has protein sequence MNNDLKIILGDYESFVQSHTIEINKKEVIYCITLKRTIISCPECGSRMNIKDYRKCKVMHNMIRGKNTSLILKKRRLVCPQCNKVVTEGNPFTEKSHSRLSQTSELEIMNKLKEPTTTFSLVARFFNTSPTKVVEIFDKYGQIRRQPLPEIICIDEKHWRHKGQNKYMCVILNFKTMEIVDIIDGRTKKAWSSYTQIIDKKELAKVKYISIDMYETYRFVRNQYFPGAVLLCDSFHVIKNINKILDDIRIKVGKRYQKDSTEYYLLKKFHFLILKNYNDIPFNKARYNKKLKRYIDYHQLLEIILGIDDELTEAYNLKEQYIAFNHYATSGNCREWLSRIIQEYASSGITGYISLSGTLINWFDEICASFNLVYGRRISNGPVEGINSRIDKILSNACGYQNFARMRNRLMYSLNKSSNPSSYAIDETIKREGKKRGSYKKKN, from the coding sequence TTGAATAATGATCTAAAAATTATTTTAGGGGATTATGAATCCTTTGTACAGTCTCATACGATTGAAATTAATAAAAAAGAAGTGATTTATTGTATCACGCTTAAGAGAACCATTATCTCCTGTCCAGAATGCGGCAGCAGAATGAATATTAAGGACTATAGAAAATGTAAAGTCATGCATAACATGATAAGAGGCAAGAACACTTCTCTAATACTTAAAAAGAGAAGATTAGTATGTCCCCAATGTAATAAGGTAGTGACAGAAGGAAATCCATTTACAGAAAAAAGTCATAGTAGATTATCTCAAACATCAGAACTGGAAATCATGAATAAACTTAAAGAACCTACAACTACTTTTTCACTGGTTGCTAGATTTTTTAACACAAGTCCTACTAAAGTCGTTGAAATATTCGATAAGTATGGCCAGATACGTAGACAACCTTTACCTGAGATTATATGCATTGATGAGAAGCACTGGAGACATAAAGGACAAAACAAATATATGTGTGTTATTCTTAATTTTAAGACCATGGAAATTGTAGATATCATTGATGGAAGAACCAAGAAGGCATGGTCAAGTTATACTCAGATAATCGATAAAAAAGAACTCGCTAAAGTCAAATATATCTCTATTGATATGTATGAGACGTACAGATTTGTAAGAAATCAATACTTTCCTGGGGCAGTATTGTTATGCGATTCATTTCATGTCATAAAAAATATCAACAAAATATTAGATGATATCAGAATTAAAGTAGGCAAAAGATACCAAAAAGACAGTACTGAATATTATCTTCTCAAAAAGTTTCACTTCCTTATATTGAAAAACTACAATGATATTCCGTTCAACAAGGCAAGATACAACAAAAAGCTTAAAAGATATATAGACTATCATCAACTGCTTGAAATAATCCTGGGCATAGATGATGAACTAACAGAAGCATATAATCTAAAGGAACAGTATATAGCCTTTAATCATTATGCAACATCTGGCAACTGCAGAGAATGGCTTTCAAGAATAATTCAAGAATATGCATCATCAGGAATTACTGGCTACATATCATTATCTGGAACGCTTATAAACTGGTTCGATGAAATATGCGCATCATTTAATTTAGTATATGGTCGAAGAATATCTAATGGACCAGTAGAAGGAATCAACTCCAGAATAGATAAGATACTTTCAAATGCATGTGGATATCAGAACTTTGCAAGAATGAGAAATAGACTAATGTACTCTCTTAATAAATCCTCTAATCCTTCCTCTTACGCTATTGATGAAACAATCAAAAGAGAAGGAAAAAAGAGAGGATCTTATAAGAAAAAGAACTAA
- the argJ gene encoding bifunctional glutamate N-acetyltransferase/amino-acid acetyltransferase ArgJ — MKDILGGVCAPIGFSANGIHAGMRKNKSKKDLSLIVSEELCTAAATYTQNKVKGAPLTVTKQHLKNGRARAIICNSGNANTCNSNGIELANEVCALTAKELGLKEDDIIVASTGVIGQPMSIDPFKDHMKELVKGLNVDGSHDACYGIMTTDTQPKEYAVEFKLGNAKCHIGAIAKGSGMIHPNMATMLAFVTSDVAISKECLEAMVHEVVDDTFNMVSVDGDTSTNDMLCVLSNGMAQNNKIVLKDQSYNIMKDALYHICEQLSRGIAKDGEGATKLLTCNVKNAKTLQDAKIVAKSVITSTLFKAAMFGRDANWGRILCAIGYSDADLDINKVSVTLASSAGDIHVCEKGMGVIFDEEKALKVLSEDEIDINIDLNDGMWDATAWGCDLTYDYVKINGEYRT, encoded by the coding sequence ATGAAAGATATACTTGGTGGTGTATGTGCACCAATAGGATTTAGCGCAAATGGTATTCATGCAGGAATGAGAAAGAATAAATCTAAGAAGGATTTATCTCTCATTGTGAGTGAGGAGTTATGTACAGCAGCTGCAACATATACACAAAATAAAGTAAAAGGTGCGCCTTTGACAGTTACAAAGCAGCATTTAAAGAATGGTCGTGCAAGAGCAATTATCTGTAACTCAGGTAATGCGAATACATGTAATTCAAATGGTATTGAGCTTGCGAATGAAGTATGTGCTTTAACTGCAAAGGAATTAGGTTTAAAGGAAGATGATATTATTGTCGCTTCTACTGGTGTTATTGGTCAGCCTATGTCTATTGATCCTTTTAAAGATCATATGAAAGAACTTGTAAAGGGATTAAATGTAGATGGGTCTCATGATGCATGTTATGGAATCATGACAACTGATACACAGCCTAAAGAATACGCAGTAGAATTTAAATTAGGGAATGCAAAGTGTCATATTGGGGCTATCGCAAAGGGCTCTGGTATGATTCATCCAAATATGGCAACAATGCTTGCCTTTGTAACAAGTGATGTAGCTATTTCTAAAGAATGTCTAGAAGCAATGGTACATGAAGTTGTAGATGATACATTTAATATGGTCAGTGTTGATGGGGATACATCTACTAATGATATGTTATGTGTATTATCAAATGGTATGGCACAGAATAATAAGATTGTCTTGAAGGATCAGTCTTATAATATTATGAAGGATGCGCTATATCATATCTGTGAACAATTATCTCGTGGTATTGCGAAAGATGGTGAAGGAGCAACTAAGCTTCTTACATGTAATGTCAAGAATGCGAAGACATTACAGGATGCCAAGATTGTTGCAAAGAGTGTCATCACTTCTACTTTATTTAAAGCAGCGATGTTTGGTAGAGATGCGAATTGGGGTCGTATCTTATGTGCTATTGGTTATTCTGATGCTGATTTAGACATCAATAAAGTATCCGTGACATTGGCTTCATCTGCAGGAGATATTCATGTTTGTGAGAAGGGCATGGGTGTTATCTTTGATGAAGAGAAAGCATTAAAGGTCTTATCTGAAGATGAGATTGATATTAATATTGACTTGAATGATGGTATGTGGGATGCAACAGCATGGGGCTGTGATCTTACTTATGATTATGTGAAGATTAATGGGGAATATAGAACATAA
- the argC gene encoding N-acetyl-gamma-glutamyl-phosphate reductase has translation MIKAGIIGASGYAGCELLRILLMHPEAEVTAISSHSYTGKKIYDLYPNFYQVCDLEFIEDTEVIEKADIIFASLPHGLSEKYAKTCVEKGKKFIDLGADFRLDKEEDYQKWYGLDYNLPELHKNQVYGLPEVNRDKIKDATIIGNPGCYPTTITLGLYPLLKNKLNVSQKIIIDSASGTTGAGKNLSDGMHFPRCNESFHPYKVGVHRHTPEIEQELSKMNEKDVHITFVPHLLPVDRGIVSTIYVPVDKSLEEIYETYVEAYKDEQFVRVLPLGQVADLKFVKASNYCDISLHMDERDHTLIVVSTIDNMVKGSAGQAVQNMNIMYGFDENTGLNLVAPSF, from the coding sequence GTGATTAAAGCAGGTATTATTGGTGCAAGTGGTTATGCAGGATGTGAACTATTAAGAATCTTATTAATGCATCCTGAAGCAGAAGTAACAGCTATTTCTTCACATAGTTATACTGGTAAGAAGATTTATGATCTTTATCCTAACTTCTATCAGGTATGTGATTTAGAGTTTATTGAAGATACAGAAGTCATTGAGAAAGCAGATATTATTTTTGCATCTCTTCCTCATGGCTTATCTGAAAAGTATGCCAAGACATGTGTAGAAAAGGGTAAGAAGTTTATTGATTTAGGGGCTGACTTCAGACTTGATAAAGAAGAAGATTATCAAAAATGGTATGGTTTAGATTATAACCTACCAGAACTTCATAAGAATCAGGTGTATGGTTTACCTGAAGTCAATAGAGATAAGATCAAGGATGCCACTATTATTGGAAATCCTGGTTGTTATCCTACAACTATTACATTAGGTCTTTATCCATTATTAAAGAATAAACTTAATGTATCACAAAAGATCATTATTGATTCAGCATCAGGTACAACAGGTGCTGGTAAGAACTTAAGCGATGGTATGCATTTCCCAAGATGTAATGAATCGTTCCATCCTTATAAAGTAGGTGTCCATAGACATACACCAGAAATTGAACAGGAATTAAGTAAGATGAATGAAAAAGATGTACATATCACATTTGTCCCTCATTTACTTCCTGTAGATCGTGGTATTGTTTCTACTATTTATGTTCCTGTAGATAAGTCTTTAGAAGAAATCTATGAAACATATGTAGAAGCATATAAGGATGAACAGTTTGTGAGAGTATTACCTCTTGGACAGGTCGCAGACTTAAAGTTTGTGAAAGCATCTAACTATTGTGATATTTCATTACATATGGATGAACGTGATCATACATTAATTGTAGTGTCTACAATTGATAATATGGTGAAAGGTTCTGCTGGTCAGGCAGTACAGAATATGAATATTATGTATGGATTCGATGAGAATACAGGTTTAAATCTTGTCGCTCCATCATTCTAA
- a CDS encoding tRNA 2-thiocytidine biosynthesis TtcA family protein encodes MDNIKAIERSIITNFRKPLWRRFIKGIQDYELIEPGDKIAVCISGGKDSMLLAKLLQELQRHGKFHFDLEFICMDPGYNPANRKLIEENAEKLGIPIQFYESDIFNVVHGIEKNPCYLCARMRRGFLYNRAQELGCNKIALGHHYSDVIETILMGMMYGAQIQTMMPKLHSKNFKGMELIRPMYLIHEEDIIAWAEKFNLKFLQCACRFTEESEARGEIEHTSKRAETKMLIKKLREINPKVEQNIFKSVENVNLKTIIAYTDWDESKKSFLDFYKEQD; translated from the coding sequence ATGGATAACATTAAAGCGATAGAACGTAGTATTATTACAAACTTTAGAAAACCTTTATGGCGTAGATTTATTAAGGGTATTCAGGATTATGAATTGATTGAACCTGGTGATAAGATTGCGGTATGTATTTCAGGTGGAAAGGATTCAATGCTTCTTGCAAAGTTATTACAGGAATTACAGAGACATGGTAAGTTTCATTTTGATTTAGAGTTCATCTGTATGGATCCAGGCTATAATCCTGCCAATAGAAAACTGATTGAAGAGAATGCAGAAAAGCTAGGTATTCCTATTCAGTTCTATGAGTCAGATATATTCAATGTCGTACATGGAATAGAAAAGAATCCATGTTATTTATGTGCAAGAATGCGCAGAGGGTTCTTATATAATAGAGCACAGGAATTAGGATGTAATAAGATTGCGTTAGGACATCATTATTCTGATGTCATAGAAACAATATTAATGGGTATGATGTATGGGGCTCAGATCCAGACTATGATGCCTAAACTTCATAGTAAGAACTTTAAAGGTATGGAATTAATTCGCCCTATGTATTTGATTCATGAAGAAGATATTATTGCCTGGGCTGAGAAGTTTAATTTAAAGTTCTTACAGTGTGCATGTCGTTTTACAGAAGAATCTGAAGCGCGTGGAGAAATTGAACATACATCTAAACGTGCAGAAACTAAGATGTTGATTAAGAAACTAAGAGAAATCAATCCTAAAGTAGAACAGAATATCTTTAAGAGTGTAGAGAATGTCAATCTTAAAACAATTATTGCCTATACTGACTGGGATGAATCAAAGAAGAGTTTCTTAGATTTCTATAAGGAGCAGGACTAA
- the argH gene encoding argininosuccinate lyase, producing the protein MVLWKGRFSKELNHEVNAFNSSLSFDHRMYKQDIRGSLAHAKMLCKQSIIEEKDYEEIVEGLNAILKEIEEGTLLFDPEAEDIHMFVESELTKRYPVAGKKLHTGRSRNDQVALDLRLYAHDEILEIKKMLVNLIHTLTDLAEHNLDTIMPGYTHLQRAQPITFAHHLMAYASMFLRDIDRLEDVDKRLYVSPLGSGALATTTYPLDRPFVAEELGMYDIMYNSLDGVSDRDYAIELSSALATIMMHLSRFSEEVILWCSWEFKFIDLDDAYATGSSIMPQKKNPDIAELVRGKSARVIGDVNTLLTMMKGLPLAYNKDMQEDKEALFDAIDEVKLCLPVFTDMMATITVHKDKMRDAAARGFINATDCADYLTKKGMPFRDAYKITGELVRYCIEHGETLETLSLDVYTGYTDMFGEDVYQAISLETCLNNRAVVGGPSPKIEMENIHRINQKVSGYCD; encoded by the coding sequence ATGGTATTGTGGAAAGGTAGATTTTCTAAAGAATTAAATCATGAAGTCAATGCATTCAATTCATCTCTTTCATTCGATCATCGTATGTATAAGCAGGATATCAGAGGATCTCTTGCTCATGCAAAGATGTTATGTAAACAAAGTATTATTGAAGAGAAAGATTATGAAGAGATTGTAGAAGGTTTAAATGCAATTTTAAAAGAGATTGAAGAGGGTACACTTCTCTTTGATCCTGAAGCTGAAGATATTCATATGTTTGTGGAAAGTGAACTCACAAAACGTTATCCAGTGGCTGGTAAAAAACTACATACAGGACGTTCTAGAAATGATCAGGTTGCATTAGATCTTCGTTTATATGCACATGATGAAATTCTAGAAATCAAGAAGATGTTAGTGAACCTGATTCATACATTAACAGATTTAGCTGAACATAACCTTGATACAATCATGCCAGGATATACACACTTACAAAGAGCACAGCCTATTACTTTTGCCCATCATTTAATGGCTTATGCATCAATGTTTTTAAGAGATATTGATCGTTTAGAAGATGTTGATAAGAGACTTTATGTATCGCCTCTAGGAAGTGGTGCACTTGCAACAACAACTTATCCATTAGATAGACCATTTGTGGCAGAAGAATTAGGTATGTATGATATTATGTATAACTCTTTGGACGGTGTGAGTGATCGTGATTATGCGATTGAGTTATCAAGTGCCTTAGCCACAATCATGATGCATTTATCAAGATTCTCAGAAGAAGTGATTCTATGGTGTTCATGGGAATTCAAATTCATTGATCTTGATGATGCCTATGCAACAGGTTCTTCTATTATGCCTCAGAAGAAGAATCCAGATATTGCAGAATTAGTAAGAGGTAAGAGTGCAAGAGTCATTGGTGATGTGAATACATTACTTACAATGATGAAGGGACTCCCTCTTGCTTACAATAAAGACATGCAGGAAGATAAAGAAGCTTTATTTGATGCAATTGATGAAGTCAAGCTTTGTCTTCCAGTCTTTACAGATATGATGGCAACTATTACTGTTCATAAAGATAAGATGAGAGATGCTGCTGCAAGAGGATTTATTAATGCAACAGATTGTGCAGATTATCTCACTAAGAAGGGTATGCCATTTAGAGATGCTTATAAGATTACTGGGGAACTTGTAAGATACTGTATTGAACATGGAGAAACATTAGAAACACTTTCTCTAGATGTTTATACAGGTTATACAGATATGTTTGGTGAAGATGTTTATCAGGCTATTTCATTAGAAACATGTCTTAACAACAGAGCAGTTGTTGGTGGACCTTCTCCTAAAATTGAGATGGAGAATATTCATAGAATCAATCAGAAAGTGAGTGGATATTGTGATTAA
- a CDS encoding N-acetylmuramoyl-L-alanine amidase, whose amino-acid sequence MKRLLCLLLCSILFVACGTTKETKKKDTAVVEKQKKKKEENKKLEEQKKKEEEAKKLEEQKKLEEQKKLEEQKKAEEAKRQEELKRQQASVATNNNVVAIDAGHQARGNSQLEPIGPGASTQKAKVAGGATGTATRIPEYQTTLNVSLKLRNVLQSRGYKVVMIRTTNNVNISNRERAEMANNAGAGAFIRLHCDGIGNSGVTGASVQEPANGNPYMSAGNVSASQSLGRTVLNHYCSTTGIRNRGMAARNDLSGINWCKTPVCLLEMGFISNGDEDRKLNNSDFQQRIAEGIANGIDAYFGR is encoded by the coding sequence ATGAAAAGATTATTATGCTTATTATTATGTAGTATATTGTTTGTGGCATGCGGTACTACAAAAGAGACAAAAAAGAAAGACACGGCAGTGGTAGAGAAGCAAAAGAAAAAGAAAGAGGAAAATAAGAAGTTAGAGGAACAAAAGAAAAAGGAAGAAGAAGCTAAGAAACTAGAAGAACAGAAGAAGTTAGAAGAACAGAAAAAACTAGAGGAACAGAAGAAAGCTGAGGAAGCTAAAAGACAGGAAGAATTAAAAAGACAACAGGCATCTGTTGCGACAAATAATAATGTGGTAGCCATTGATGCAGGACATCAAGCAAGAGGTAATTCACAATTGGAACCGATTGGTCCTGGTGCTTCAACACAAAAGGCTAAGGTTGCAGGAGGAGCAACAGGTACTGCGACACGTATTCCTGAATACCAGACAACGCTTAATGTTAGCTTAAAACTAAGAAATGTATTACAGTCTAGAGGGTATAAGGTTGTTATGATCCGTACAACCAATAATGTGAATATCTCTAATAGAGAAAGAGCTGAAATGGCTAATAACGCAGGAGCAGGTGCTTTTATTAGATTACATTGTGATGGTATTGGTAATAGCGGTGTGACTGGTGCAAGTGTACAGGAACCAGCTAATGGAAATCCTTATATGAGTGCAGGTAATGTGTCTGCTTCACAATCTTTAGGAAGAACAGTACTTAATCACTATTGCAGTACTACAGGTATTAGAAATAGAGGAATGGCTGCACGTAATGACTTAAGTGGAATCAACTGGTGTAAGACACCTGTATGCTTACTTGAAATGGGATTCATTTCTAATGGTGATGAAGACAGAAAGTTAAACAACAGTGATTTCCAACAGAGAATTGCGGAAGGTATTGCGAATGGTATTGATGCATATTTTGGTCGATAA